A single Vulpes lagopus strain Blue_001 chromosome 3, ASM1834538v1, whole genome shotgun sequence DNA region contains:
- the TEDC2 gene encoding tubulin epsilon and delta complex protein 2 isoform X3: MGRAGARRGAAGELSRRCAPPRLVAELRDALDACAERQRRLERSVRACRRLLRPWEAAELPAAEPTPAPETQEEAPSPACTPSPQDLKELELLTQTLEKAVRTRIPAEGLPECRLPSAGDHTCKGRGALATKPGPGLGDQLPLAAPPAPEAFTLKEKGVLLKLPAAYRKAASQNSRLWTQLSSMQTSDSVDAATNAKTQFLQKMKMASGWPGSGLSAAEVEAEAGLLWKACSLLRQRMEEELSADCADWVQEYHCLLTLEGLQAITGQCLHRLQELRAEMVGQQLGPWPEGRCPRASGSCEGRTDPTWSSQLLLYSSTMELQTLAALRLRVAMLEQQIHLEKVLMAELLPLVSTPEAQGPPPLALCRAVHSLVCEGGERFLTILRDEPAS, translated from the exons atggggcgggcgggagcgcggcgcggggcggccggggagCTGAGCCGCCGGTGCGCCCCTCCCAGGCTGGTGGCCGAGCTGCGGGATGCCCTGGACGCCTGCGCTGAGCGACAGCGGCGGCTGGAGCGGAGCGTGCGCGCGTGCCGCCGGCTGCTGCGGCCCTG GGAAGCGGCCGAGCTTCCGGCTGCGGAGCCAACCCCGGCGCCGGAAACTCAGGAAGAGGCCCCGTCTCCGG CATGCACGCCTAGCCCTCAAGACCTCAAGGAATTGGAGCTTCTGACCCAGACACTGGAGAAGGCTGTACGG ACCAGGATACCTGCCGAGGGCCTCCCCGAGTGCAGGCTTCCGTCAGCGGGGGATCACACCTGCAAGGGGAGGGGAGCCCTAGCCACCAAGCCTGGACCAGGCCTCGGGGACCAACTTCCACTGGCTGCTCCTCCAGCCCCGGAAGCTTTCACATTGAAGGAGAAGGG GGTCCTGCTGAAGTTACCCGCGGCCTACAGGAAAGCAGCCTCCCAGAACTCCCG CCTGTGGACCCAGCTCAGCTCTATGCAGACCAGTGACTCCGTGGATGCTGCTACCAACGCCAAAACCCAGTTCCTCCAGAAAATGAAGATGGCT TCAGGCTGgcctggctctgggctcagtgctgcAGAGGTGGAGGCGGAGGCGGGGCTCCTATGGAAGGCCTGCTCGCTGCTGAGACAGCGAATGGAGGAAGAGCTCTCGGCAG ACTGTGCTGACTGGGTGCAGGAGTACCACTGCCTGCTTACCCTGGAGGGACTGCAGGCCATCACGGGGCAGTGTCTCCACAGACTGCAGGAGCTGCGTGCTG AAATGGTGGGACAGCAGTTGGGGCCATGGCCTGAGGGGAGATGCCCCAGAGCCTCAGGGTCCTGTGAAGGAAGAACAGACCCTACCTGGAGCTCGCAGCTACTTCTGTACTCCAGCACCATGGAGCTGCAGACGCTGGCGGCCCTCAGGCTGCGAGTGGCCATGCTGGAGCAGCAGATCCACCTGGAAAAG GTCCTGATGGCCGAACTCCTCCCGCTGGTGAGCACACCGGAGGCACAGGGGCCACCCCCACTGGCACTCTGCCGAGCCGTGCATAGCCTGGTCTGTGAGGGAGGTGAGCGCTTCCTCACCATCCTTCGAGACGAACCTGCCAGCTGA
- the TEDC2 gene encoding tubulin epsilon and delta complex protein 2 isoform X1, producing MGRAGARRGAAGELSRRCAPPRLVAELRDALDACAERQRRLERSVRACRRLLRPWEAAELPAAEPTPAPETQEEAPSPACTPSPQDLKELELLTQTLEKAVRVRKSMSKAAERHKALSLKSGSTAPSPATAASAPSRVSGQAGRRASETKPLRGIHQTRIPAEGLPECRLPSAGDHTCKGRGALATKPGPGLGDQLPLAAPPAPEAFTLKEKGVLLKLPAAYRKAASQNSRLWTQLSSMQTSDSVDAATNAKTQFLQKMKMASGWPGSGLSAAEVEAEAGLLWKACSLLRQRMEEELSADCADWVQEYHCLLTLEGLQAITGQCLHRLQELRAEMVGQQLGPWPEGRCPRASGSCEGRTDPTWSSQLLLYSSTMELQTLAALRLRVAMLEQQIHLEKVLMAELLPLVSTPEAQGPPPLALCRAVHSLVCEGGERFLTILRDEPAS from the exons atggggcgggcgggagcgcggcgcggggcggccggggagCTGAGCCGCCGGTGCGCCCCTCCCAGGCTGGTGGCCGAGCTGCGGGATGCCCTGGACGCCTGCGCTGAGCGACAGCGGCGGCTGGAGCGGAGCGTGCGCGCGTGCCGCCGGCTGCTGCGGCCCTG GGAAGCGGCCGAGCTTCCGGCTGCGGAGCCAACCCCGGCGCCGGAAACTCAGGAAGAGGCCCCGTCTCCGG CATGCACGCCTAGCCCTCAAGACCTCAAGGAATTGGAGCTTCTGACCCAGACACTGGAGAAGGCTGTACGGGTGAGGAAAAGCATGTCTAAGGCTGCAGAAAGACACAAGGCCCTCAGCCTGAAGTCTGGGTCCACTGCCCCTTCTCCTGCCACCGCAGCCTCTGCCCCATCCCGGGTCTCAGGCCAGGCTGGCAGGCGAGCCTCAGAGACAAAACCACTCAGGGGCATCCATCAGACCAGGATACCTGCCGAGGGCCTCCCCGAGTGCAGGCTTCCGTCAGCGGGGGATCACACCTGCAAGGGGAGGGGAGCCCTAGCCACCAAGCCTGGACCAGGCCTCGGGGACCAACTTCCACTGGCTGCTCCTCCAGCCCCGGAAGCTTTCACATTGAAGGAGAAGGG GGTCCTGCTGAAGTTACCCGCGGCCTACAGGAAAGCAGCCTCCCAGAACTCCCG CCTGTGGACCCAGCTCAGCTCTATGCAGACCAGTGACTCCGTGGATGCTGCTACCAACGCCAAAACCCAGTTCCTCCAGAAAATGAAGATGGCT TCAGGCTGgcctggctctgggctcagtgctgcAGAGGTGGAGGCGGAGGCGGGGCTCCTATGGAAGGCCTGCTCGCTGCTGAGACAGCGAATGGAGGAAGAGCTCTCGGCAG ACTGTGCTGACTGGGTGCAGGAGTACCACTGCCTGCTTACCCTGGAGGGACTGCAGGCCATCACGGGGCAGTGTCTCCACAGACTGCAGGAGCTGCGTGCTG AAATGGTGGGACAGCAGTTGGGGCCATGGCCTGAGGGGAGATGCCCCAGAGCCTCAGGGTCCTGTGAAGGAAGAACAGACCCTACCTGGAGCTCGCAGCTACTTCTGTACTCCAGCACCATGGAGCTGCAGACGCTGGCGGCCCTCAGGCTGCGAGTGGCCATGCTGGAGCAGCAGATCCACCTGGAAAAG GTCCTGATGGCCGAACTCCTCCCGCTGGTGAGCACACCGGAGGCACAGGGGCCACCCCCACTGGCACTCTGCCGAGCCGTGCATAGCCTGGTCTGTGAGGGAGGTGAGCGCTTCCTCACCATCCTTCGAGACGAACCTGCCAGCTGA
- the TEDC2 gene encoding tubulin epsilon and delta complex protein 2 isoform X2 translates to MLPAGCSRRLVAELRDALDACAERQRRLERSVRACRRLLRPWEAAELPAAEPTPAPETQEEAPSPACTPSPQDLKELELLTQTLEKAVRVRKSMSKAAERHKALSLKSGSTAPSPATAASAPSRVSGQAGRRASETKPLRGIHQTRIPAEGLPECRLPSAGDHTCKGRGALATKPGPGLGDQLPLAAPPAPEAFTLKEKGVLLKLPAAYRKAASQNSRLWTQLSSMQTSDSVDAATNAKTQFLQKMKMASGWPGSGLSAAEVEAEAGLLWKACSLLRQRMEEELSADCADWVQEYHCLLTLEGLQAITGQCLHRLQELRAEMVGQQLGPWPEGRCPRASGSCEGRTDPTWSSQLLLYSSTMELQTLAALRLRVAMLEQQIHLEKVLMAELLPLVSTPEAQGPPPLALCRAVHSLVCEGGERFLTILRDEPAS, encoded by the exons ATGCTGCCCGCCGGCTGCTCGCGCCG GCTGGTGGCCGAGCTGCGGGATGCCCTGGACGCCTGCGCTGAGCGACAGCGGCGGCTGGAGCGGAGCGTGCGCGCGTGCCGCCGGCTGCTGCGGCCCTG GGAAGCGGCCGAGCTTCCGGCTGCGGAGCCAACCCCGGCGCCGGAAACTCAGGAAGAGGCCCCGTCTCCGG CATGCACGCCTAGCCCTCAAGACCTCAAGGAATTGGAGCTTCTGACCCAGACACTGGAGAAGGCTGTACGGGTGAGGAAAAGCATGTCTAAGGCTGCAGAAAGACACAAGGCCCTCAGCCTGAAGTCTGGGTCCACTGCCCCTTCTCCTGCCACCGCAGCCTCTGCCCCATCCCGGGTCTCAGGCCAGGCTGGCAGGCGAGCCTCAGAGACAAAACCACTCAGGGGCATCCATCAGACCAGGATACCTGCCGAGGGCCTCCCCGAGTGCAGGCTTCCGTCAGCGGGGGATCACACCTGCAAGGGGAGGGGAGCCCTAGCCACCAAGCCTGGACCAGGCCTCGGGGACCAACTTCCACTGGCTGCTCCTCCAGCCCCGGAAGCTTTCACATTGAAGGAGAAGGG GGTCCTGCTGAAGTTACCCGCGGCCTACAGGAAAGCAGCCTCCCAGAACTCCCG CCTGTGGACCCAGCTCAGCTCTATGCAGACCAGTGACTCCGTGGATGCTGCTACCAACGCCAAAACCCAGTTCCTCCAGAAAATGAAGATGGCT TCAGGCTGgcctggctctgggctcagtgctgcAGAGGTGGAGGCGGAGGCGGGGCTCCTATGGAAGGCCTGCTCGCTGCTGAGACAGCGAATGGAGGAAGAGCTCTCGGCAG ACTGTGCTGACTGGGTGCAGGAGTACCACTGCCTGCTTACCCTGGAGGGACTGCAGGCCATCACGGGGCAGTGTCTCCACAGACTGCAGGAGCTGCGTGCTG AAATGGTGGGACAGCAGTTGGGGCCATGGCCTGAGGGGAGATGCCCCAGAGCCTCAGGGTCCTGTGAAGGAAGAACAGACCCTACCTGGAGCTCGCAGCTACTTCTGTACTCCAGCACCATGGAGCTGCAGACGCTGGCGGCCCTCAGGCTGCGAGTGGCCATGCTGGAGCAGCAGATCCACCTGGAAAAG GTCCTGATGGCCGAACTCCTCCCGCTGGTGAGCACACCGGAGGCACAGGGGCCACCCCCACTGGCACTCTGCCGAGCCGTGCATAGCCTGGTCTGTGAGGGAGGTGAGCGCTTCCTCACCATCCTTCGAGACGAACCTGCCAGCTGA
- the CCNF gene encoding cyclin-F: MGSGGVIHCRCAKCFCYPTKRRIRRRPRNLTILSLPEDVLFHILKWLSVGDILAVRAVHSHLKYLVDNHASVWACASFQELWPSPRNLKLFERAAEKGNFEAAVKLGIAYLYNEGLSVSDEARAEVNGLKASRFFSLAERLNVGATPFIWLFIRPPWSVSGSCCKAVVHESLRAECQLQGASPGEGHTGGWHAGRSEPHRTHRASLLHCLGRVLSLFEDEERKQQAQDLFEESANQGCLVSSYLLWERDRRTDMSDPGRCLYSFRKLRDYAAKGCWEAQLSLAKACAHGSQLGLEAKASDAVVRQLFQTSRAVGKQQVFSVQKGLSDTMRYILIDWLVEVATMKDFTSLCLHLTVECVDRYLRRRLVPRYRLQLLGIACMVICTRFISKEILTIREAVWLTDNTYKYEDLVRMMGEIISALEGKIRVPTVVDYKDVLLTLVPVAPRTQHLCSFLCELSLLHTSLAVYAPARLAAAALLLARLTHGQTQPWTTRLWDLTGFSSEDLIPCVLSLHQKCFHDDAPKDYRQVSLTAVKQRFEDKRYEEISQEEVLSYGQLCAALGVKQGSPEPASFLNTGDIHAFLSSPSGRRTKRKRENSLQEDRGSFVTTPTAELSSQEEMLLGSFLDWSLDYCSGYEGDQESEGEKDGDVTAPSGILDVTVVYLSPEQHCCQESSDEEACPEDRGHQDPRTWVPGPQMPPTPEPEPQLCGTREPGRDSMTSGYSSISSASPTNSVDGVSGGPPQSTSVPSPGSDLSTQLCHHHAKKSCLQCRSPGPPESSVPQVKRKSLCTHSEEEEEGDVSQAC; the protein is encoded by the exons atgGGGAGCGGTGGCG TGATCCACTGTCGGTGCGCCAAGTGCTTCTGTTACCCTACAAAGCGAAGAATAAGGAGGAGACCCCGGAACCTGACCATCCTGAGTCTCCCTGAAGATGTGCTCTTTCACATCCTGAAATGGCTTTCTGTTGGGGACATCCTCGCTGTCCGAGCT GTACACTCTCACCTCAAGTATCTGGTGGACAACCACGCCAGCGTGTGGGCATGTGCCAGCTTCCAGGAACTGTGGCCTTCCCCAAGGAATCTGAAGCTCTTTGAAAG GGCTGCGGAAAAGGGAAATTTTGAAGCTGCCGTGAAGCTGGGCATAGCCTACCTCTACAATGAAGGCC TGTCTGTGTCTGATGAAGCCCGTGCGGAGGTGAATGGCCTGAAAGCCTCTCGCTTCTTCAGCCTAGCTGAACGACTCAATGTGGGCGCCACGCCCTTCATCTGGCTCTTCATCCGCCCTCCGTGGTCGGTGTCTGGAAGCTGCTGCAAGGCCGTGGTTCACGAGAGCCTCAGGGCAGAGTGTCAGCTACAGGGAGCAAGCCCTGGCGAGGGACACACGGGAGGCTGGCATGCTGGACGGTCCGAGCCCCATAGG ACTCACAGAGCATCTCTGCTACACTGCTTGGGGAGAGTGCTCAGTCTCTTCGAG GATGAAGAGCGGAAGCAGCAGGCGCAGGACCTGTTTGAAGAGTCTGCTAATCAGGGATGTCTGGTCAGCTCATACCTCCTCTGGGAACGAGACAGGAGGACGGAC ATGTCAGATCCTGGGCGATGCCTCTACAGCTTCCGGAAACTCCGAGACTACGCTGCCAAAGGCTGCTGGGAAGCACAG CTGTCTTTGGCCAAAGCCTGTGCGCACGGAAGCCAGCTGGGCCTGGAAGCGAAGGCCTCCGATGCCGTGGTGCGTCAGCTCTTCCAGACGTCCCGTGCCGTTGGCAAGCAGCAGGTCTTCTCCGTGCAGAAGGGCCTCAGTGACACGATGAG GTACATCCTCATTGACTGGCTGGTAGAAGTTGCCACCATGAAGGACTTCACGAGCCTGTGCCTTCACCTGACCGTGGAGTGCGTGGACCGGTACCTGCGGAGGAGGCTAGTGCCCCGGTACAGGCTCCAGCTGCTGGGCATCGCCTGCATGGTCATTTGCACCCG GTTCATCAGCAAAGAGATCCTGACGATCCGAGAAGCTGTTTGGCTCACAGACAACACGTACAAGTATGAGGACCTGGTGAGGATGATGGGAGAGATCATCTCGGCCCTGGAAGGGAAGATTCGA GTCCCCACTGTGGTCGACTACAAGGACGTCCTGCTGACGCTGGTCCCTGTGGCACCGAGAACCCAGCACCTCTGCAGCTTCCTGTGCGAGCTGTCCCTGCTGCACACCAGCCTGGCTGTCTATGCTCCAGCCCGTCTGGCCGCTGCCGCCCTGCTGCTTGCAAGGCTGACACATGGGCAGA CACAGCCCTGGACCACAAGGTTGTGGGACCTGACTGGGTTCTCCTCTGAAGACCTCATACCCTGTGTCCTGAGCCTTCATCAAAAGTG CTTCCATGATGATGCCCCCAAGGACTACAGGCAAGTGTCTCTGACTGCCGTGAAGCAGCGATTTGAGGACAAGCGGTACGAGGAGATCAGCCAGGAAGAG GTGCTGAGCTATGGCCAGCTGTGCGCAGCTCTGGGGGTGAAGCAGGGCAGCCCAGAGCCCGCGTCTTTCCTCAACACGGGGGACATTCATGCCTTCCTCAGCTCTCCGTCGGGAAGGAGAACCAAGCG GAAGCGGGAGAACAGCCTCCAGGAGGACAGGGGCAGCTTTGTCACCACGCCCACCGCCGAGCTGTCCAGCCAGGAGGAGATGCTATTGGGCAGCTTTCTGGACTGGAGCTTGGACTACTGCTCTGGCTACGAGGGCGACCAGGAAAGCGAGGGCGAGAAGGATGGTGATG TTACAGCCCCCAGCGGCATCCTTGATGTCACCGTGGTCTATCTGAGCCCAGAACAGCACTGCTGCCAGGAATCAAGTGACGAGGAGGCCTGCCCAGAGGACAGGGGACACCAGGACCCACGCACCTGGGTACCAGGCCCCCAGATGCCTCCCACCCCAGAGCCCGAGCCTCAGCTCTGCGGCACGAGGGAGCCAGGCAGGGACAGCATGACCTCAGGGTACTCCTCCATCAGCAGCGCGAGTCCCACAAACTCAGTGGACGGCGTCTCGGGGGGCCCTCCCCAATCTACCTCAGTGCCGTCCCCAGGAAGCGACTTGAGCACACAGCTTTGCCACCATCATGCCAAGAAGTCATGTTTACAGTGTCGCTCTCCAGGCCCTCCGGAGAGCAGCGTTCCCCAAGTGAAGAGGAAAAGCCTCTGCACCCACAgcgaggaagaggaagagggggacGTGAGCCAGGCTTGCTGA